From the genome of Leishmania donovani BPK282A1 complete genome, chromosome 10, one region includes:
- a CDS encoding glycerol-3-phosphate dehydrogenase [NAD+], glycosomal, giving the protein MISAKRHIDTNELLHLNKAVVFGSGAFGTALAMVLSKKCREVCVWHIKEEEARLVNEKRENDLYLQGVQLASNITFTSDVEEAYKGAEIILFVIPTQFLRGFFQKSGSNLIAYAKKNQVPVLVCTKGIERSTLKFPAQIVGEFFPGSLLSVLAGPSFAIEVATGVFTCVSVASADINVARRLQRIMTTSDRSFVCWATTDTVGCEVASAVKNVLAIGSGVANGLGMGLNARAALITRGLLEIRDLTAALGGDGSAVFGLAGLGDLQLTCSSELSRNFTVGKKLGKGLSIEEIQRTSKAVAEGVATAEPLMRLAQQLKVTMPLCQQIYEIVYKKKSPRAAIADLLSCGLQDEGLPPLFKKSAATPSKL; this is encoded by the coding sequence ATGATCTCCGCGAAGAGACACATCGACACgaatgagctgctgcacctgaACAAGGCCGTCGTCTTCGGCTCCGGGGCCTTTggcacggcgctggcgatggTGCTCTCCAAGAAGTGCCgcgaggtgtgcgtgtggcacataaaggaggaggaggcgcggctcGTGAATGAGAAGCGCGAGAACGATCTCTACCTCCAGGGAGTACAGCTTGCGTCGAACATCACCTTCACCTCGGATGTGGAAGAGGCGTACAAGGGTGCTGAGATTATCCTCTTCGTCATCCCGACCCAGTTCCTGCGCGGCTTCTTCCAGAAAAGCGGCAGCAACCTGATCGCCTACGCGAAGAAGAATCAGGTGCcggtgcttgtgtgcacgAAGGGTATTGAGCGCTCGACGCTGAAGTTCCCGGCGCAGATTGTTGGCGAGTTCTTCCCGGGCAGCCTGCTCTCTGTGCTCGCGGGCCCCAGCTTCGCCATCGAGGTGGCCACCGGCGTCTTCACGTgcgtcagcgtcgcctccgccgacatCAATGTGgctcgccgcctgcagcgcatcatGACAACGAGCGACCGCTCCTTCGTCTGCTGGGCCACCACCGACACCGTCGGCTGCGAGGTGGCCAGCGCTGTGAAGAACGTGCTGGCCATCGGCTCTGGCGTGGCGAATGGCCTCGGCATGGGTCTCAACGCGCGTGCCGCCCTCATCACGCGCGGCCTGCTCGAGATTCGAGATCTGACGGCCGCGCtgggcggcgatggcagcgccgtcttcggCCTCGCCGGCCTCGGTGACCTCCAGCTCACGTGCTCGTCGGAGCTGTCGCGTAACTTCACGGTGGGCAAGAAGCTCGGCAAGGGTTTGTCTATCGAGGAAATACAACGCACGAGCAAGGCCGTCGCGGAGGGCGTGGCGACGGCCGAGCCGCTGATGCGcttggcgcagcagctgaaggtGACGATGCCGCTGTGCCAGCAAATCTACGAGATCGTGTACAAGAAGAAGAGCCcacgcgccgccatcgcagaCCTCTTGTCTTGCGGCCTGCAGGACGAGggtctgccgccgctcttcaAAAAGTCGGCTGCGACCCCCTCCAAGCTGTGA